A genomic window from Nicotiana sylvestris chromosome 11, ASM39365v2, whole genome shotgun sequence includes:
- the LOC138881854 gene encoding uncharacterized protein: MSGCQTVEASPDVVTGILTVQYHDVYALIDPGYTLSYVTPFVAMGFGIEPDQLHEPFLVSTPVGESITAARVYRGCVSTTRGDNVVPRGRFISYLKAAKMIMKGCIYHLVRVTDTNAKALNLEAVPVVNEFPDVFPDELPGIPSEMEIDFGIDVILGTQPVSIPPYIMAATELKELKERLKDLLEKDFIRPAFLGHVISREGIMVDPQNIAAVKNWPKPTTPTKIHSFLGLVGYYRRFVEGFSTLASPLTKLTQKAVKFQWSNACKKSFQELKSRLTTTPVLALPEGTEGFVVYCDASRVRLGCVLMQHRKKELNLRQRRWLELLKDYDIDILYLPGKANVVADALSRKSTGSLAHLEAHQRPLAREVHQLASLGVRIVDSNEGGVILQNRAESSLVAEVKEKKFVDMLLAQLKEGILKHKTTTLEDMLRACTLDFKGSWDDHLPLIEFAYNNSFHASIQMAPFEALYGRRCRSPIGWFEVGEAKFIGPDLVHQAMEKVKIIKDRLKTAQSRQKSYSDVRRRDLEFKEDDWVAYKLELPPEMSMVHPVFHVYMLRKVVGDPSSIVPVETIEVNEELSYEEVPVVILDRQVWKLRNKEIASVKVLWRNQQVEEATWEAEDVMKNKYPHLFE; the protein is encoded by the exons ATGAGTGGTTGCCAGACTgtagaggcttctccagatgttgttacaggtattcttaCTGTCCAAtatcatgatgtgtatgcacttattgaccctggttacaccttgtcctatgttaccccttttgttgctatgggATTCGGGATAGAGCCGGATCAACTTCATGAGCCCTTTTTGGTGTCTACCCCAGTTGGTGAGTCTATTACAGCTGCTCGGGTTTATAGGGGATGTGTTTCTACAACACGG ggagataatgtagtgcctagaggtcggtttatttcctaccttaaggccgCAAAGATGATCatgaaggggtgtatctatcatctAGTTAGGGTTACAGACACCAATGCTAAGGCGCTTAACCTTGAGGCTGtaccagttgtgaatgaatttccggATGTCTTTCCAGATGAACTCCCTGGGATTCCATCGGAAatggagattgattttgggatcgatgtgataCTAGGAACACAACCTGTATCAATTCCACCTTATATAATGGCAGCGacagaattgaaagagctaaaggaacgattgaaggatttgctagagAAGGATTTCATCAGGCCGG CGTTCTTGGGCCATGTAATTTCtagggaaggaattatggttgatcctcaaaatattgcagcagtgaagaattggcctaaaCCTACCACTCCAACTAAGATTCACAGTTTCTTAGGCTTGGTTGGGTACTACaggaggtttgtggagggattttctactcttgcctctccattgactaaattgacgcagAAAGCAGTTAAATTCCAGTGGTCCAATGCTTGTAAAaagagtttccaagaattgaagTCAAGATTGACAACAACACCAGTGTTAGCTCTGCCAGAGGGTACAGAGGGGTTTgtagtgtattgcgatgcttcgagagtcaggcttgggtgtgtgttaatgcaacacagaaag aaagagttgaatttgaggcaaagaagatggctagagttactcaaggactatgacattgacaTTCTCTATctcccgggaaaggctaatgttgtggcagatgcacTTAGTCGAAAATCTACGGGAAGTTTAGCTCATTTGGAGGCCCATCAGAGgccgttggccagggaggttcaccagttggctagtttgggagttcgcatTGTGGATTCTAATGAAGGAGGGGTAATTTtgcagaatagggctgaatcatcgcttgtggcaGAGGTGAAAGAGAAGAAATTCGTGGATATgttgttagcacaactgaaagaggggattctcAAACACAAAACCACA acgcttgaagacatgttgcgcgcttgtactcttgatttcaagggtagttgggatgaccatttgccactcatagaatttgcttacaacaatagcttccaCGCTAGTATCCAAATGGCACCATTCGAagcactgtatggtaggagatgtaggtctcccattggaTGGTTTGAGGTTGGAGAAGCGAAATTTatagggccggacctcgtgcatcaggcaatggagaaagtcaagattattaaggatagattgaaaactgctcagagtcgccaaaaatCCTATTCGGATGTGCGTcgcagagatttagagttcaaagaagatgattgg gtggcatacaagctcgagctgccacccgagatgtcaatGGTACACCCGGTCTTTCATGTGTACATGTTGagaaaggtagtgggagatccgtcctctattgtgccagttgagactattgaggttaatgaagagctgtcatatgaagaagttccagttgtcattcttgataggcaagtttgGAAATTGAGGAATAAGGAAATTGcatccgtgaaagtgttatggcgaaaccAACAAGTTgaagaagccacttgggaagccgaggatgtGATGAAAAataagtacccacatttgttcgaatag